One window of the Methanocaldococcus vulcanius M7 genome contains the following:
- a CDS encoding NADH-quinone oxidoreductase subunit B family protein, whose translation MLKLATTWLGCCSGCHISLLDLHEELLTLLKKVELVHCPVLMDVKEIPNDIDIALIEGGIRNKENEEIAKEMRKKAKIVIAFGTCAVFGGVPGLGNLYSKDEILEKVYKSTLSTKNDEGIIPNEEVPPLTSRVKPLSEVIDVDYFIPGCPPDPELTAKVLSALLEGKKPELPKKNLCEECPRKKSNEGISIEKIKRKFEGKPDPERCLLEQGYLCLGVATRAGCNAACPRVGVPCSGCNGATDVVTDQGAKMISALCSDFGVNKDKETDPTILPNSIKDKIGSFYKFTLPSALIPGKIK comes from the coding sequence ATGTTAAAATTAGCTACTACATGGCTTGGATGTTGTTCTGGATGCCATATAAGCTTATTAGACCTACATGAAGAGTTATTAACTCTCTTAAAAAAGGTAGAACTTGTCCATTGCCCAGTATTGATGGATGTTAAAGAGATTCCGAATGATATTGATATTGCATTGATAGAGGGAGGAATAAGAAATAAAGAAAACGAAGAAATCGCAAAAGAGATGAGAAAAAAGGCAAAAATAGTCATTGCCTTTGGAACCTGTGCAGTGTTTGGAGGAGTTCCAGGACTTGGAAATTTATACTCAAAAGATGAAATTTTAGAAAAAGTGTATAAATCAACCCTATCAACAAAGAATGATGAAGGAATCATTCCTAATGAAGAAGTTCCTCCACTAACATCAAGAGTTAAGCCCCTTTCAGAGGTTATAGATGTTGATTACTTCATCCCAGGTTGTCCTCCAGATCCAGAACTCACAGCAAAGGTTTTAAGTGCATTATTGGAAGGTAAAAAACCAGAACTCCCAAAGAAAAATCTATGTGAAGAGTGTCCAAGAAAGAAAAGCAATGAGGGAATTTCAATAGAAAAGATAAAAAGGAAATTCGAAGGAAAGCCAGATCCAGAAAGATGTCTTTTAGAGCAGGGGTATCTTTGCTTAGGTGTTGCAACAAGAGCAGGATGCAACGCTGCATGTCCGAGAGTAGGGGTTCCATGTAGTGGTTGCAATGGAGCGACAGATGTTGTTACAGATCAGGGGGCTAAGATGATCTCTGCCCTATGTTCTGACTTTGGAGTGAATAAAGATAAAGAAACCGATCCAACAATACTTCCAAACTCAATAAAAGACAAGATCGGGAGTTTTTACAAATTTACACTTCCAAGTGCTTTAATACCCGGTAAGATCAAGTGA
- the vhuB gene encoding F420-non-reducing hydrogenase associated-polyferredoxin VhuB produces the protein MSIVIQRDVCLVCYACQAECPTGAIDIDSFRVCDLCMECVMVCPTGALMEEEIEVNGKKLKRVNYLAHKCEKCGACANACPIGIKRVDDTFPYSKGHCVLCQKCIDVCPIEIISIPGVIDKPKKEVKAPKEPIVVTDDCVGCGVCVPECPVGAITLEDGKAVIDKSKCVYCSICAQTCPWNAIFVAGKIPKKRRKEVKKFEVDAEKCVYCLKCVEICPGDMIKVDENNMIVVPPKSCPACKLCVNTCPVNALDLEVKLSSPHPITDEGLVIVEEDFDVLKKCASVCPTEAIIVDEEKREVRMCIVCGACTVACPTGALKLGKIEHNGKEYNRIEFSPYLCDKCGKCVEVCPMKTLRLSRGKLPLKGYCVMCLLCLSIAEKEKKEKKILQLK, from the coding sequence ATGAGCATAGTGATTCAGAGGGATGTTTGTTTGGTTTGTTATGCTTGTCAGGCGGAGTGTCCTACTGGGGCGATTGATATAGATAGTTTTAGGGTTTGTGATTTGTGTATGGAGTGTGTTATGGTTTGTCCGACTGGGGCTTTGATGGAAGAAGAGATTGAGGTTAATGGGAAGAAGTTGAAGAGGGTTAATTATTTGGCTCATAAGTGTGAAAAGTGTGGGGCTTGTGCTAATGCTTGCCCTATTGGTATAAAGAGGGTTGATGATACTTTCCCTTACTCGAAGGGGCATTGTGTTCTTTGTCAGAAGTGTATTGACGTCTGCCCAATAGAGATCATCTCAATACCTGGAGTGATTGATAAACCGAAGAAGGAAGTTAAAGCTCCAAAAGAACCAATTGTCGTTACTGATGATTGTGTGGGTTGTGGAGTTTGTGTTCCTGAGTGTCCTGTAGGAGCTATAACGTTAGAGGATGGTAAGGCGGTTATTGATAAGAGTAAGTGTGTTTATTGTAGTATTTGCGCTCAAACGTGTCCGTGGAATGCAATTTTCGTGGCTGGAAAGATTCCTAAAAAAAGGAGGAAAGAGGTTAAAAAATTCGAAGTTGATGCAGAAAAATGCGTTTACTGCTTAAAATGCGTCGAAATCTGCCCAGGAGATATGATCAAAGTTGATGAAAACAACATGATCGTAGTGCCACCAAAATCATGCCCCGCCTGTAAACTCTGCGTTAACACCTGCCCAGTTAATGCTTTAGATTTAGAGGTTAAACTAAGCTCCCCACACCCAATAACTGACGAGGGTTTAGTCATCGTAGAAGAGGACTTTGACGTATTGAAAAAATGTGCCTCCGTCTGTCCAACAGAAGCAATCATCGTTGATGAAGAGAAAAGAGAAGTAAGAATGTGCATCGTCTGCGGAGCTTGCACCGTCGCATGCCCAACAGGAGCTCTAAAACTTGGTAAAATAGAACACAACGGAAAAGAATACAACAGAATCGAATTCAGCCCATACTTGTGTGATAAATGTGGAAAATGCGTAGAAGTCTGCCCAATGAAAACACTACGACTATCAAGAGGCAAACTACCACTAAAAGGATACTGCGTAATGTGCCTACTCTGCCTAAGCATAGCAGAAAAAGAAAAAAAAGAGAAAAAAATACTCCAACTAAAATAA
- a CDS encoding Ni/Fe hydrogenase subunit alpha: MVKLSVEPITRVEGHGKITISFDENGNLDKVHFHVVEVRGFEKFLEGRYIEDAPIYTPRICGICQVSHHLASAKAVDMIFNVKIPETAELLRNLMHQGATIHSHALHFYFLAAPDLMFPTTDDILKRNILGIAKEHPEVVKEAIELRKIGQTIVKTVGGRAIHPATAVVGGQSKPLTEEERDKLLKLSDRAIELAEKSIEIGKKLIENIKENNLLDIGYFESYHMGMVNKGTHELYDGMLRVVNPKGKVEYEFNPKDYLQYIAEEVRPYSYLKFPYLKDKGPEDGIYRVNSLSRLNVSDKMATPLAQKYYKEFIDTFGKPCHYPILFNYARLIEILSSAEKVKELLENDKIVDTDIRAEPNEITGEGVGCVEAPRGTLIHHFKTDEQGIITDVNLIVATVQNNPAMDIGVRKVAEKYIKNPEDAKPNVLNYMEMVIRAYDPCLSCATHIIGKKTNNEDKLTLEIIQNKNNKISKKIVG, translated from the coding sequence ATGGTAAAGTTGAGTGTTGAGCCAATTACAAGAGTTGAAGGACATGGAAAGATAACGATCTCCTTCGATGAAAATGGAAACTTGGATAAAGTTCATTTTCACGTTGTTGAAGTTAGGGGCTTTGAAAAATTTTTAGAAGGAAGATACATAGAGGATGCACCGATCTATACACCAAGAATTTGCGGTATTTGCCAAGTATCTCATCATTTGGCAAGTGCTAAGGCAGTTGACATGATATTCAATGTAAAAATTCCAGAAACAGCAGAACTTCTAAGAAATTTAATGCATCAAGGAGCAACCATACACAGCCATGCTTTACACTTTTATTTCTTAGCAGCCCCCGACTTGATGTTTCCAACTACGGATGATATTCTAAAAAGAAATATCTTGGGAATAGCAAAAGAACATCCAGAAGTTGTAAAAGAGGCAATAGAACTAAGAAAAATAGGGCAGACAATAGTCAAAACCGTTGGAGGAAGAGCAATTCACCCTGCCACAGCAGTTGTTGGAGGACAGTCAAAACCACTTACAGAAGAAGAAAGGGATAAACTATTAAAACTGTCAGATCGGGCTATCGAATTGGCGGAAAAGTCCATTGAAATTGGAAAAAAACTGATTGAAAATATAAAAGAAAACAACCTGTTAGATATTGGCTACTTTGAGTCCTATCACATGGGAATGGTAAATAAAGGAACTCATGAACTCTACGATGGAATGTTAAGAGTTGTAAATCCTAAAGGAAAAGTAGAATATGAATTCAATCCAAAAGATTATTTACAATATATTGCTGAAGAAGTTAGACCATATTCCTACTTAAAATTCCCATATTTAAAAGATAAAGGTCCAGAAGATGGAATATATCGAGTAAATAGCTTATCAAGATTGAATGTTTCAGATAAAATGGCAACTCCATTGGCACAGAAATATTATAAAGAGTTTATTGACACGTTTGGAAAACCGTGCCACTATCCTATCTTATTTAACTATGCAAGATTAATTGAAATCCTCTCTTCCGCAGAAAAAGTAAAAGAACTTTTAGAAAACGATAAGATCGTTGATACAGACATCAGAGCTGAGCCAAATGAAATAACAGGAGAAGGTGTTGGTTGTGTAGAAGCACCAAGAGGAACCCTTATTCATCACTTCAAGACAGATGAGCAGGGGATAATAACAGACGTTAATTTAATAGTTGCAACAGTGCAAAACAACCCTGCCATGGACATTGGAGTAAGAAAAGTAGCTGAAAAATATATCAAAAATCCAGAAGATGCAAAACCAAATGTTTTAAATTATATGGAGATGGTTATTAGGGCTTATGACCCTTGTTTATCCTGTGCAACTCATATAATTGGTAAAAAAACTAACAATGAGGATAAACTAACCTTAGAAATCATTCAAAATAAAAATAATAAAATATCAAAAAAGATAGTGGGATAG